A genomic region of Amphiura filiformis chromosome 6, Afil_fr2py, whole genome shotgun sequence contains the following coding sequences:
- the LOC140155800 gene encoding tetraspanin-9-like isoform X1, whose protein sequence is MGVEGCAKIIKYLLFVFNLLFFISGCGILALGITLNVNNGGFATLLPSVPFLNAANLCIAVGVIVMVVGFVGCCGAIKENGCMLLIFFFLLLLIFVLEIVAGILGFVYESQVSDYVESDLITGLQKYDTEKGLQSAWDRLQSDLQCCGVDGAADWAMNSSFPATQFPDSCCREYAIDCGKTVGYTGAWKDGCAEILLTYLEDNIYYVGAVCIAIGIFELFGIALSMFLYCQVKNDSQVV, encoded by the exons ATGGGTGTGGAAGGCTGTGCAAAGATCATCAAGTACCTGCTTTTTGTTTTCAATCTTTTGTTCTTT ATCTCTGGGTGTGGTATCCTTGCATTGGGGATCACATTGAATGTAAACAATGGAGGTTTTGCCACCTTGTTGCCTAGTGTGCCATTTCTCAATGCTGCTAACTTGTGCATCGCAGTCGGTGTCATTGTTATGGTAGTAGGTTTTGTAGGATGCTGTGGTGCCATCAAGGAAAATGGATGCATGCTGCTTATC TTTTTCTTCTTATTGCTGCTGATCTTCGTTCTGGAGATTGTTGCTGGTATTCTTGGGTTTGTCTATGAAAGCCAGGTGTCAGACTATGTGGAGAGTGATCTTATTACAGGACTACAGAAGTAtgacacagagaaaggtctccaAAGTGCCTGGGATCGTCTCCAGAGTGAT CTTCAATGCTGTGGTGTGGATGGTGCAGCAGATTGGGCAATGAATTCATCATTCCCTGCCACCCAGTTCCCAGACTCTTGTTGCAGAGAATATGCAATTGATTGTGGTAAAACTGTTGGCTACACTGGAGCATGGAAGGAT GGATGTGCTGAAATACTTCTCACTTACCTTGAAGACAACATATACTATGTGGGAGCTGTCTGCATAGCAATTGGTATATTTGAG CTCTTCGGCATAGCGCTATCTATGTTCCTATACTGTCAAGTCAAGAATGACTCGCAAGTTGTATAA
- the LOC140155800 gene encoding tetraspanin-9-like isoform X2, with protein sequence MGVEGCAKIIKYLLFVFNLLFFISGCGILALGITLNVNNGGFATLLPSVPFLNAANLCIAVGVIVMVVGFVGCCGAIKENGCMLLIFFFLLLLIFVLEIVAGILGFVYESQVSDYVESDLITGLQKYDTEKGLQSAWDRLQSDLQCCGVDGAADWAMNSSFPATQFPDSCCREYAIDCGKTVGYTGAWKDGCAEILLTYLEDNIYYVGAVCIAIGIFELFGMIFACVLHRSIKEGEYA encoded by the exons ATGGGTGTGGAAGGCTGTGCAAAGATCATCAAGTACCTGCTTTTTGTTTTCAATCTTTTGTTCTTT ATCTCTGGGTGTGGTATCCTTGCATTGGGGATCACATTGAATGTAAACAATGGAGGTTTTGCCACCTTGTTGCCTAGTGTGCCATTTCTCAATGCTGCTAACTTGTGCATCGCAGTCGGTGTCATTGTTATGGTAGTAGGTTTTGTAGGATGCTGTGGTGCCATCAAGGAAAATGGATGCATGCTGCTTATC TTTTTCTTCTTATTGCTGCTGATCTTCGTTCTGGAGATTGTTGCTGGTATTCTTGGGTTTGTCTATGAAAGCCAGGTGTCAGACTATGTGGAGAGTGATCTTATTACAGGACTACAGAAGTAtgacacagagaaaggtctccaAAGTGCCTGGGATCGTCTCCAGAGTGAT CTTCAATGCTGTGGTGTGGATGGTGCAGCAGATTGGGCAATGAATTCATCATTCCCTGCCACCCAGTTCCCAGACTCTTGTTGCAGAGAATATGCAATTGATTGTGGTAAAACTGTTGGCTACACTGGAGCATGGAAGGAT GGATGTGCTGAAATACTTCTCACTTACCTTGAAGACAACATATACTATGTGGGAGCTGTCTGCATAGCAATTGGTATATTTGAG
- the LOC140155800 gene encoding tetraspanin-9-like isoform X3, with the protein MGVEGCAKIIKYLLFVFNLLFFISGCGILALGITLNVNNGGFATLLPSVPFLNAANLCIAVGVIVMVVGFVGCCGAIKENGCMLLIFFFLLLLIFVLEIVAGILGFVYESQVSDYVESDLITGLQKYDTEKGLQSAWDRLQSDLQCCGVDGAADWAMNSSFPATQFPDSCCREYAIDCGKTVGYTGAWKDGCAEILLTYLEDNIYYVGAVCIAIGIFEIFGMIFSCVMWRSIKSD; encoded by the exons ATGGGTGTGGAAGGCTGTGCAAAGATCATCAAGTACCTGCTTTTTGTTTTCAATCTTTTGTTCTTT ATCTCTGGGTGTGGTATCCTTGCATTGGGGATCACATTGAATGTAAACAATGGAGGTTTTGCCACCTTGTTGCCTAGTGTGCCATTTCTCAATGCTGCTAACTTGTGCATCGCAGTCGGTGTCATTGTTATGGTAGTAGGTTTTGTAGGATGCTGTGGTGCCATCAAGGAAAATGGATGCATGCTGCTTATC TTTTTCTTCTTATTGCTGCTGATCTTCGTTCTGGAGATTGTTGCTGGTATTCTTGGGTTTGTCTATGAAAGCCAGGTGTCAGACTATGTGGAGAGTGATCTTATTACAGGACTACAGAAGTAtgacacagagaaaggtctccaAAGTGCCTGGGATCGTCTCCAGAGTGAT CTTCAATGCTGTGGTGTGGATGGTGCAGCAGATTGGGCAATGAATTCATCATTCCCTGCCACCCAGTTCCCAGACTCTTGTTGCAGAGAATATGCAATTGATTGTGGTAAAACTGTTGGCTACACTGGAGCATGGAAGGAT GGATGTGCTGAAATACTTCTCACTTACCTTGAAGACAACATATACTATGTGGGAGCTGTCTGCATAGCAATTGGTATATTTGAG